From Segatella copri, the proteins below share one genomic window:
- a CDS encoding DUF4974 domain-containing protein produces MDKFEKILDIIDHQEKYSDEEIREILQDEECRKLYQTMVEVDSALESPSPIINVDEEWEKFSQEHQLQEKATHPITSWRKLAASIAGFVLISGIAFAAIHTYIKRSQEPTQVTADTHPEVIKSDSAKQVAAKDSLTHPKPEKPAIHKTFENVAFEQMISEIASYYDLQVKFENNEDKTLRLYYEWNSHSSIENIVKELNQFENVNIELQQNELIVK; encoded by the coding sequence ATGGACAAGTTTGAAAAAATACTGGATATCATCGACCATCAGGAGAAGTATTCTGATGAGGAGATTCGTGAAATATTGCAGGATGAGGAATGCCGAAAACTCTATCAGACGATGGTGGAAGTGGATTCTGCACTTGAAAGCCCCTCTCCTATTATTAATGTAGATGAGGAATGGGAGAAATTCAGCCAGGAGCATCAACTTCAGGAAAAAGCAACTCATCCTATAACTTCCTGGCGCAAGCTGGCTGCATCCATCGCCGGCTTTGTCTTGATTTCGGGTATTGCCTTTGCCGCAATCCATACTTACATCAAGCGCAGCCAGGAACCTACCCAGGTAACGGCTGATACTCATCCGGAAGTCATAAAATCAGATTCCGCAAAGCAGGTAGCAGCAAAGGATTCCCTGACTCATCCGAAACCAGAAAAGCCAGCCATTCACAAGACTTTCGAAAATGTGGCTTTCGAACAGATGATTTCAGAGATTGCTTCTTATTATGATTTACAAGTGAAGTTTGAGAATAACGAGGACAAGACCCTCCGCCTCTATTACGAATGGAACAGTCATTCGAGCATCGAGAACATCGTAAAAGAACTGAACCAATTCGAGAATGTAAACATCGAATTGCAACAAAACGAGCTGATTGTAAAATAA
- a CDS encoding MATE family efflux transporter → MVKTQSSKSTNDMTVGSPLRAIIKFAIPLILGYILQQMYLIIDAAIVGRWIGVGALAAVGASSSIMFLIMGFCNGSCAGFAIPVAQAFGARDYAKMRAYVSNSIRIAVVFALVITFLSCIFCGKILHLVNTPKEVFDDAYIFLMLQFAAIPFTIAYNLLSGQIRALGNSKQPFYFLITASVINIILDGILILGMGLGVEGAGIATWLSQGISVLLCIWFIKKKMQILIPKGEERKFDNKKVSILLNNGVPMGLQFSITAIGLIMLQSANNALGTVYVAAFTASMRIKYLFTCVFENIGVAMATYCGQNLGARKLDRIGQGVRASIRMMLVYFVFTFLLIYPFADEMMMLFVDKGEADVVTYAAQFMRIANYFYPCLGLLTILRYSIQGLGYSNLSMLSGVMEMIARCGVSLWLVPALAWTGVCFGDPVAWVMADLFLIPAFLWLYKHLKKEQVR, encoded by the coding sequence ATGGTCAAAACTCAAAGTTCAAAGTCTACTAATGACATGACTGTAGGTTCGCCTTTGCGAGCCATCATCAAATTTGCAATTCCACTTATCTTGGGTTACATCCTTCAGCAGATGTATCTCATTATCGATGCCGCCATCGTGGGAAGATGGATTGGCGTGGGGGCTCTTGCGGCAGTAGGCGCATCCAGCTCCATCATGTTTCTCATCATGGGCTTCTGCAACGGCTCCTGTGCCGGTTTCGCCATCCCTGTCGCCCAGGCTTTCGGCGCCAGGGATTATGCCAAGATGCGGGCTTACGTAAGCAACAGCATCCGCATCGCCGTGGTGTTTGCCTTGGTCATCACCTTCCTTTCCTGCATCTTCTGCGGAAAGATTCTGCATCTGGTGAATACGCCGAAGGAGGTGTTCGATGACGCCTACATCTTCCTGATGCTGCAGTTTGCGGCGATTCCTTTTACCATCGCCTACAACCTGCTCTCCGGTCAGATCCGTGCTCTGGGCAACTCGAAACAGCCTTTCTATTTCCTCATCACAGCTTCCGTTATCAACATTATTCTAGATGGCATTCTGATTCTCGGTATGGGGTTAGGTGTAGAGGGAGCAGGTATTGCCACCTGGCTTTCTCAGGGAATTTCCGTGCTGCTCTGTATCTGGTTTATCAAGAAGAAAATGCAGATTCTGATTCCGAAGGGTGAGGAAAGGAAATTTGATAATAAAAAGGTAAGCATTCTGCTGAACAACGGCGTTCCGATGGGATTGCAGTTCTCCATTACTGCCATCGGCCTCATCATGCTCCAGAGTGCCAACAACGCTCTGGGAACGGTTTATGTGGCTGCATTTACTGCCTCTATGCGCATCAAATATCTCTTTACCTGCGTATTCGAGAATATTGGAGTGGCGATGGCTACCTATTGCGGTCAGAACCTGGGAGCCAGGAAGCTGGATAGAATCGGTCAGGGCGTAAGGGCTTCCATCAGGATGATGCTGGTTTATTTCGTCTTCACCTTCCTGCTCATCTATCCGTTTGCCGACGAGATGATGATGCTCTTCGTGGATAAGGGCGAGGCGGATGTGGTGACTTATGCTGCCCAGTTTATGCGCATAGCCAACTATTTCTATCCATGTCTGGGCTTGCTCACCATCCTGCGCTACAGCATCCAGGGCTTGGGTTACAGCAACCTCTCGATGCTGAGTGGCGTAATGGAAATGATAGCGAGATGCGGTGTGAGTCTCTGGCTGGTGCCTGCCCTGGCGTGGACGGGAGTCTGCTTCGGCGACCCTGTGGCGTGGGTTATGGCAGATCTCTTCCTCATCCCCGCCTTCCTGTGGCTTTATAAGCATCTGAAGAAGGAGCAAGTCCGATAG
- a CDS encoding putative transporter, with protein sequence MWFDNLINVHSAVQGIVILSLICTLGLALGKIHVKGISLGIAFVFFVGIIAGHLGLSIDQNMLEFAESFGLTMFVYVLGLYVGPNFFGSMRHEGISLNLWSLAVILVGTLFSLGLCWILPISLPDMMGILCGATTNTPALGAAQQALQQLGLPSEGAALGCAVTYPLGVVGVILAMMLLRKLFVKPEDLEIRNNDDDDHTSIGQYVIVNPALNGNTIAEITMMTHRKFIISRVWRGEQVIVPQADTVLHTNDNVLVVTNKDEVSAMQILFGKKVDKEWNNDKVDWNAIDAKVESRIIVVTRPGLNGKRLGSLQMRNSYGVNVSRVLRGDIRLLATDDLRLQYGDRLTVVGDPTSIDHVEQFLGNAVKTLNEPNLGAIFLGIILGLAVGTIPLDIPGMTAPVRLGIAGGPIVMGILIGALGPRVHFISYMTRSAGLMLRELGLALYLGCLGLAAGGQFFETVVRPEGLMWVGIGFLITVVPVVIVGLIILKTKKYDFGSICGILCGSMANPMALTYANETLDGDTPSISYATVYPLGMFIRVVIAQVIVMFFV encoded by the coding sequence ATGTGGTTTGATAATTTAATCAACGTGCATTCGGCGGTGCAAGGCATCGTCATCCTGTCTTTGATTTGTACTTTGGGTCTTGCCCTCGGCAAGATTCATGTCAAAGGAATCTCCCTTGGCATAGCCTTCGTATTCTTCGTGGGTATTATAGCAGGGCATCTAGGGCTCTCTATTGACCAGAACATGCTGGAGTTTGCAGAAAGCTTCGGCCTTACCATGTTTGTGTATGTGTTGGGTCTTTATGTGGGTCCTAACTTCTTCGGTTCGATGCGTCACGAAGGCATTTCGCTCAATCTCTGGAGTCTGGCTGTCATCCTGGTGGGAACCTTGTTCTCGCTCGGCTTGTGCTGGATTTTGCCAATCAGTCTGCCTGATATGATGGGCATCCTGTGTGGCGCCACAACCAATACGCCTGCCCTTGGTGCTGCCCAGCAGGCGTTGCAGCAGTTGGGCTTGCCTAGCGAAGGTGCGGCTCTGGGCTGTGCCGTTACTTATCCGTTGGGTGTTGTGGGCGTTATCCTGGCGATGATGCTCTTGCGCAAACTCTTTGTGAAACCGGAAGATCTGGAGATTCGCAATAATGATGATGACGACCATACGTCTATCGGACAATACGTAATCGTGAATCCTGCCCTGAACGGCAATACCATAGCAGAGATTACGATGATGACGCATCGCAAGTTCATCATCTCCCGTGTGTGGAGAGGTGAACAGGTGATTGTTCCTCAGGCTGATACGGTACTTCATACGAATGATAATGTACTCGTGGTTACCAATAAGGACGAGGTCTCGGCGATGCAGATTCTCTTCGGAAAGAAGGTGGATAAGGAGTGGAATAATGATAAGGTAGACTGGAATGCGATTGATGCGAAGGTAGAAAGCCGCATTATCGTTGTTACCCGTCCGGGACTGAACGGCAAGCGCCTGGGCAGTCTGCAGATGCGAAATTCCTATGGCGTGAATGTGAGCCGAGTGCTTCGTGGTGATATCCGTCTGCTTGCTACAGATGACCTCCGTCTGCAGTACGGCGACCGACTGACGGTAGTTGGCGACCCTACGAGTATCGACCATGTAGAACAGTTCCTGGGTAATGCCGTAAAGACCCTGAACGAGCCGAACCTCGGCGCTATCTTCCTTGGAATCATTCTCGGTCTTGCCGTAGGAACCATTCCTCTGGATATTCCTGGAATGACGGCTCCTGTGCGTCTGGGTATTGCCGGTGGCCCTATCGTGATGGGTATTCTGATTGGTGCGCTGGGGCCTCGTGTGCATTTCATCTCTTACATGACGCGAAGTGCGGGTCTGATGCTGCGAGAACTGGGTCTTGCCCTCTATCTCGGTTGCCTGGGATTGGCGGCTGGTGGACAGTTCTTCGAGACGGTAGTCCGTCCGGAAGGTTTGATGTGGGTAGGCATCGGTTTCCTTATCACGGTTGTGCCTGTGGTTATCGTAGGTCTCATCATTCTGAAGACCAAGAAGTATGACTTCGGCAGTATCTGCGGAATCCTCTGTGGAAGTATGGCGAATCCGATGGCGCTTACTTACGCCAACGAGACGCTGGATGGCGATACGCCAAGTATCAGTTATGCTACGGTTTATCCGCTCGGCATGTTTATCAGAGTGGTGATAGCCCAGGTTATCGTGATGTTCTTTGTCTGA
- a CDS encoding sigma-70 family RNA polymerase sigma factor yields MQINKETIEQLFRQHYLRMYQLARVLLKDDAASKDVVSEVFADVLDGKTQLGLDNETIASDSPLPSANAGSYLLVCVRHKCLNLLSRQKMKDRVHHLLKADTSPSIAPLEATIAEIDRETEKYEAIQAYMNAELTPQTRKVLDLRFRQKLKYREIATELGISEVAVYKHLAQGIRKLKQKFNP; encoded by the coding sequence ATGCAAATAAACAAAGAAACGATAGAACAGCTCTTCCGGCAGCATTATCTGAGGATGTACCAATTGGCCAGGGTACTTCTGAAGGATGATGCAGCCAGCAAGGATGTGGTAAGTGAAGTCTTTGCCGATGTGCTCGACGGAAAGACTCAACTGGGTCTTGATAACGAGACAATAGCCAGCGATTCGCCCCTGCCTTCCGCCAACGCCGGGAGCTATCTTCTGGTGTGTGTGCGCCATAAATGCCTCAACCTGTTGAGCCGACAGAAGATGAAAGACCGGGTTCATCATCTTCTGAAAGCCGATACTTCGCCTTCGATAGCTCCCCTGGAAGCGACGATTGCCGAAATAGACAGGGAGACCGAAAAGTACGAGGCAATTCAGGCTTATATGAATGCTGAGCTCACGCCACAAACCCGCAAGGTACTCGATCTCCGCTTTCGGCAGAAACTGAAATATCGGGAGATTGCTACGGAATTAGGCATCAGCGAAGTGGCAGTTTATAAGCATCTGGCGCAAGGCATCAGAAAATTAAAGCAAAAGTTTAACCCTTAG
- a CDS encoding tetratricopeptide repeat protein, which produces MTMQIKNGLCLLWLFVLLLLFAACSHRQKDDELWHKDIDEFVSGHQSLMQSYPDSMIMLIRNFKCEGNPDKSDQWKKLLIAKCYYMKGADAQCQSLIDSVNAYCKQTPDNRILSYADNLQGILLLVSGKRKEALIYYEKAYHEIMNLDSCGEAIDVCINIADASRQMGKLADASSWYRRAYFLADSLNQHEAQNSILSGLGQVYNDLQNYQLAHHYFQKAERLYPPKNPKDVHFFYNSWGNVYSSQEKPAEALKCFLKAQKATRQMEQPLATAIVDANLGQTYLELNRLDSAQKYLTLTTKFFFAQPSMQSDVQFYVDGLNASLALKQDSLAKATEILNKPYDLSKMSPNYLYLYHKGLAALCERKGQYAKALQYQKLMNQYDDSLRNATMVSNVQENELRFKQDTAIVRRDLSLSTTQAEIRSFRVILLLIIGLLVMSALALIAFLRYKWLRSKHQHHEEMNRMMALKMENVRNRFSPHFVFNVLNIFVSNLPKGVNVKPLQLLIQVLRAYLLSCDKMAVSLEEELQMVTSYSTLRHETNPFLPMPQFHVAKDVDMKLMLPSMIIQIPVENALKHAFVGMKETEDKPLLDVNIWVEDDMLRIDVTDNGCGVSGTVGKKKKNCAASTGTGLRILNSTIEMLNASNERKMFFKMQSNRGASEEEGGTRNRGICVSIGVPCNYDYNVFK; this is translated from the coding sequence ATGACGATGCAGATTAAGAACGGACTGTGCCTTCTGTGGCTATTCGTTCTGCTGCTGCTGTTTGCCGCTTGTTCTCATCGGCAGAAGGATGATGAGTTGTGGCATAAAGATATCGATGAATTTGTGTCCGGTCACCAATCTCTCATGCAGAGTTATCCTGATTCGATGATCATGCTGATAAGAAATTTCAAATGTGAAGGTAATCCCGATAAAAGCGATCAATGGAAAAAATTATTAATAGCTAAATGTTATTATATGAAGGGGGCTGATGCCCAATGCCAGTCGTTGATAGATTCGGTTAACGCTTATTGCAAACAAACTCCTGACAACAGAATTCTTTCTTATGCTGATAATCTGCAAGGCATACTTTTGCTGGTTTCCGGCAAAAGGAAGGAGGCTTTAATTTATTATGAGAAAGCTTATCATGAAATCATGAACCTTGACAGTTGCGGCGAGGCGATTGATGTATGTATCAATATTGCCGATGCGTCAAGACAGATGGGTAAGCTGGCGGATGCTTCTTCCTGGTATCGCCGTGCCTATTTCCTGGCAGATTCTCTGAATCAGCATGAAGCCCAGAACAGTATTCTCTCAGGACTGGGACAGGTTTATAATGATTTGCAGAACTATCAGCTGGCGCATCATTATTTCCAGAAGGCTGAACGCCTGTATCCGCCAAAGAATCCGAAAGATGTTCATTTCTTTTACAACAGTTGGGGAAATGTGTACAGCAGTCAGGAAAAACCGGCTGAGGCTCTGAAATGCTTCCTGAAGGCTCAAAAGGCTACACGGCAGATGGAACAGCCCCTGGCAACGGCTATTGTTGATGCTAATCTCGGACAGACTTATCTGGAACTCAACCGGTTGGATTCTGCACAGAAATATCTGACTCTTACCACGAAATTCTTCTTTGCCCAGCCCTCCATGCAGAGCGATGTACAGTTCTATGTGGATGGGTTGAATGCATCTCTGGCTCTGAAGCAGGATAGTCTGGCTAAGGCTACCGAGATTTTGAACAAGCCATACGATCTCTCCAAGATGTCGCCTAATTATCTTTACCTTTATCATAAGGGACTGGCGGCTCTTTGTGAGCGCAAGGGACAATATGCCAAGGCTCTGCAATATCAGAAACTGATGAATCAGTACGACGATTCGCTCCGTAATGCCACGATGGTTTCGAATGTTCAGGAGAATGAATTGAGATTCAAGCAGGATACGGCCATCGTTCGCCGTGATTTATCCCTTAGCACCACGCAAGCAGAGATAAGATCCTTTAGAGTCATCCTGCTCCTGATTATCGGCTTGCTGGTAATGAGCGCGTTGGCTCTCATCGCTTTCCTCCGTTACAAATGGTTGCGCAGCAAGCATCAGCATCATGAGGAGATGAACCGGATGATGGCTCTGAAGATGGAGAATGTGCGCAATCGTTTCTCGCCTCATTTTGTATTTAATGTGCTCAATATCTTCGTATCTAATCTTCCGAAGGGGGTTAATGTCAAACCGCTTCAGCTCCTGATACAGGTACTGCGTGCCTACTTGCTTTCTTGCGATAAGATGGCGGTAAGTTTGGAAGAGGAACTGCAGATGGTGACGAGCTATTCTACTCTTCGCCATGAAACCAATCCGTTCCTTCCGATGCCTCAGTTCCATGTTGCCAAGGATGTGGATATGAAGCTCATGCTGCCGTCTATGATTATCCAGATTCCTGTAGAGAATGCTTTGAAACATGCTTTTGTGGGAATGAAAGAGACGGAAGATAAGCCTTTGCTGGATGTAAACATCTGGGTTGAGGACGATATGCTCCGCATAGATGTTACAGACAACGGATGTGGAGTTTCGGGTACCGTTGGCAAGAAAAAGAAAAATTGTGCTGCCAGTACGGGAACCGGATTGAGAATTCTGAACAGTACCATCGAAATGCTTAATGCAAGCAACGAACGCAAGATGTTTTTCAAGATGCAGAGCAACAGAGGAGCATCAGAAGAGGAGGGTGGTACCAGGAATAGAGGAATATGTGTAAGTATCGGAGTTCCATGTAATTACGATTATAATGTCTTTAAGTAA
- a CDS encoding PfkB family carbohydrate kinase: MKDICCIGHVTKDKIVTPSSTVYMAGGTSFYFAYAINQLPKDVSFSLITAMDPTEKEPVEKMLKAGIDVTLNPSRNTVFFENIYGDNPNDRKQRVLAKADPFTIQQLEHVEAKVFHLGSLLSDDFSPEVVAFLAKKGKVSIDVQGYLREVRDEKVYAIDWKDKLDVLKNTYYLKVNETEMETITGLKDPKEAAKLIHAWGVAEVIITLGSEGSLVYVDDTFYDIPAYPPHEVVDATGCGDTYSAGYLYKRLQGANPVEAGKFAAAMCTIKLEHNGPFNRTIQDVERIMK; encoded by the coding sequence ATGAAAGATATTTGTTGTATTGGGCACGTAACAAAGGATAAAATCGTGACCCCGAGCAGTACGGTTTACATGGCTGGCGGCACCTCTTTTTATTTTGCCTACGCCATCAACCAATTGCCAAAGGATGTAAGTTTCTCGCTCATTACGGCGATGGATCCTACAGAGAAGGAACCAGTTGAAAAGATGCTCAAGGCAGGAATAGACGTCACCTTGAACCCATCACGCAATACGGTTTTCTTCGAGAATATTTATGGCGATAATCCTAACGACCGTAAGCAGCGTGTGCTTGCCAAGGCAGATCCTTTCACCATCCAGCAGCTGGAGCATGTAGAGGCCAAGGTCTTCCACCTGGGCAGTCTGCTGAGCGATGATTTCTCGCCAGAAGTGGTTGCCTTTCTTGCCAAGAAGGGAAAAGTTTCCATCGATGTGCAGGGATATCTGCGCGAGGTGAGAGACGAGAAAGTTTACGCCATCGACTGGAAGGACAAGCTCGATGTGCTCAAGAACACCTATTATCTGAAGGTGAATGAGACCGAAATGGAGACCATTACCGGACTGAAGGACCCGAAGGAAGCCGCCAAGCTGATTCATGCCTGGGGCGTAGCCGAGGTTATCATCACCCTGGGTAGCGAGGGTTCGCTGGTTTATGTAGATGATACGTTCTACGACATTCCAGCCTATCCTCCTCATGAAGTAGTAGATGCTACCGGATGCGGCGATACCTATTCGGCAGGCTATCTCTACAAGCGCCTGCAGGGAGCCAATCCGGTAGAAGCCGGCAAGTTTGCTGCAGCCATGTGTACCATCAAACTGGAGCACAACGGACCATTCAACCGCACCATCCAGGACGTAGAACGCATCATGAAATAA
- a CDS encoding RluA family pseudouridine synthase has protein sequence MNNPFSYEPHPLCIEACKELQAELSQRNDWREEIDRGKMFGVLIVETGNGKIGYLRAYSGQIGGRSDWEGFVPAVFDYLQPDGYFKVHEAEISEMNQQIRQFEANETLIKAKNLIDNLQQKRQEVIANYQTKIKEAKEKRDARRQEALSAGTPLSEEEEKAMIKESQFMKAELKRLKKSINEKTAYETLYENYEKDLKSAKQLRKELSEALQQWLFSKFQMLNAEGESKDLLEIFKDEAVKIPPAGSGECCEPKLLQYAYQHGYKPLQMAMFWWGESPKEEIRHHLQFYPACNGKCKPILHWMLPKTVFETQQTETTIYNKVETLYEDRELAVIYKPEGLLSVPGKDAAQPSVYALMRRKYQEATGPLIVHRLDMATSGLMIIAKTEFAYHRLQKEFLNHRVQKKYVAIVCGKDKESCNRILKEAESGRGYISLPLMADFLDRPRQMVNREQGKEAITEYEVLERIDDTHLRLALYPKTGRTHQLRVHCAHQEGLNAPIIGDPLYGNEPATRLHLHAEEITFEHPMTGKKMTITRKADF, from the coding sequence ATGAACAATCCATTCAGCTACGAACCTCATCCGCTCTGCATCGAAGCATGCAAGGAGCTGCAGGCTGAACTCTCACAGCGAAACGACTGGCGAGAGGAAATTGACCGTGGAAAGATGTTCGGCGTACTTATCGTAGAAACCGGTAACGGTAAGATTGGCTATCTGAGAGCGTACAGCGGACAGATTGGCGGCAGAAGCGATTGGGAAGGTTTTGTGCCAGCCGTTTTCGATTATCTTCAACCCGACGGATATTTCAAGGTACATGAGGCTGAGATTTCGGAAATGAACCAGCAAATCAGACAGTTTGAAGCCAACGAAACCCTGATAAAGGCGAAAAACCTGATTGATAATTTGCAGCAAAAGCGCCAGGAAGTTATCGCAAACTATCAGACAAAGATAAAAGAAGCAAAGGAAAAGCGAGATGCAAGGCGCCAGGAAGCCCTTTCGGCAGGAACACCCCTGAGCGAGGAAGAGGAGAAAGCGATGATAAAAGAGAGCCAGTTTATGAAGGCTGAACTGAAGAGACTGAAGAAATCGATAAACGAAAAGACGGCGTACGAAACGCTATATGAAAACTACGAAAAGGATTTGAAAAGTGCGAAACAGCTCCGCAAAGAGCTATCAGAAGCACTTCAGCAATGGCTGTTTTCGAAATTCCAGATGCTGAATGCGGAAGGAGAAAGCAAGGATCTGCTGGAGATTTTCAAGGACGAGGCGGTTAAGATTCCACCTGCCGGAAGTGGAGAATGCTGCGAGCCGAAACTCCTGCAATACGCTTACCAGCATGGCTACAAGCCTCTGCAGATGGCGATGTTCTGGTGGGGAGAGAGTCCGAAAGAAGAAATCAGACATCATCTTCAGTTTTATCCTGCCTGCAACGGAAAATGCAAACCGATACTACATTGGATGCTGCCTAAAACAGTCTTTGAAACCCAACAGACCGAAACTACTATATATAATAAGGTGGAAACGCTCTACGAAGACCGTGAACTGGCAGTCATCTATAAGCCCGAAGGTTTACTCTCGGTTCCCGGGAAAGATGCAGCCCAGCCTTCCGTCTACGCTCTGATGCGCAGGAAATATCAGGAAGCTACTGGTCCGCTCATCGTCCACCGTCTGGACATGGCAACAAGCGGACTGATGATTATTGCCAAGACCGAGTTTGCCTATCATCGCCTGCAGAAGGAGTTTCTGAATCATCGGGTTCAGAAGAAATACGTAGCCATCGTTTGCGGAAAAGACAAGGAATCGTGCAACCGGATTCTGAAAGAAGCAGAAAGCGGAAGAGGTTACATCTCGCTTCCTCTAATGGCAGATTTCCTAGACCGTCCACGACAGATGGTAAACCGCGAACAGGGCAAGGAAGCCATTACAGAATACGAGGTTCTAGAGCGTATTGACGATACCCATCTTCGCCTGGCGCTCTATCCTAAAACAGGCAGAACGCACCAGCTGAGAGTGCATTGTGCTCATCAGGAAGGTCTGAATGCCCCTATCATCGGCGATCCGCTCTACGGCAACGAGCCTGCAACAAGACTGCATCTTCATGCAGAGGAAATCACATTTGAGCACCCGATGACGGGAAAGAAGATGACTATAACAAGAAAGGCTGATTTCTAA
- a CDS encoding AAA domain-containing protein, which translates to MEQISPIQALLQQRTLLQLEYYTEKEAFRKLTEQMGMQRKVKRGDAWFPLQVGKSFYNSLNQTAIEVFRTSDQDIEHNFEFGRPVMFFMVKKMGKNENQGNTALQQPENASDANHKVQNSNLKVQSIKYFSFTGTVSYVDGDRMVITVPDSAPLLELQQSTDPIGVQLSFDETSYKLMFEALDRVMKAKNNRLAYLRDLFYSHQKAGRFSFEPMKFPWLNPTQERAVNEVLWAKDVAIVHGPPGTGKTTTLIEAINETLMRESQVLVCAQSNMAVDWISEKLVDRGINVLRIGNPTRVNDKMLGFTYERRFESHADYPQLWAIRKAIRELRKNRKKGSENYHQKMDRLKSRAAEIELRINAELFGEARVIACTLVGSAHHLLEGMKFGTLFIDEAAQALEAACWIPMKRASRVILAGDHCQLPPTVKSIAALRAGLGKTLMERIAENKPEVVTLLKIQYRMNDEIMRFSSDWFYGGKVESAPQIKYRSVLDYDHPITWIDTSNEENQITIEGEDAPEDSASTASSVSAANQNSDLNFKEQFVGESFGRINKAEAELTLLTLAEYFTKIGKQRVLEERIDVGIISPYRAQVQYLKKLIKKYEFFKPYRRLISVNTVDGFQGQERDVILISLVRSNDEGQIGFLKDLRRMNVAMTRARMKLIILGNKNTMTKHPFYKKLWEYVEAINNNE; encoded by the coding sequence ATGGAACAGATTTCACCAATTCAGGCATTATTGCAGCAACGCACCCTGCTCCAGCTGGAGTATTATACCGAGAAAGAAGCCTTCCGCAAGCTTACCGAACAGATGGGAATGCAGCGGAAGGTGAAACGAGGTGATGCCTGGTTCCCGCTACAGGTGGGAAAGAGCTTTTATAATTCGCTGAACCAGACAGCCATAGAGGTTTTCCGAACCTCTGACCAGGATATCGAGCACAATTTTGAGTTCGGTCGCCCCGTCATGTTCTTTATGGTCAAGAAGATGGGCAAGAATGAGAACCAGGGCAACACAGCCCTTCAGCAGCCAGAAAACGCTTCAGACGCTAATCATAAAGTTCAAAATTCAAATCTCAAAGTTCAAAGTATAAAATATTTCTCCTTTACCGGAACCGTGAGTTATGTAGATGGCGACAGAATGGTGATTACCGTACCCGATTCTGCCCCTCTGCTCGAACTTCAGCAGTCAACCGATCCTATCGGCGTACAGCTATCCTTTGACGAAACCAGCTACAAGCTGATGTTCGAGGCCTTGGACCGCGTGATGAAGGCGAAGAACAACCGTCTGGCTTATCTCCGCGATTTATTCTATTCCCATCAGAAGGCAGGAAGATTCTCCTTCGAACCGATGAAGTTCCCTTGGCTCAATCCTACCCAGGAAAGGGCTGTGAACGAGGTGCTTTGGGCGAAGGATGTGGCCATCGTTCACGGACCTCCGGGAACCGGAAAGACTACAACCCTGATAGAAGCCATCAACGAAACCCTGATGCGCGAAAGCCAGGTTCTGGTGTGTGCACAGAGCAATATGGCGGTAGACTGGATATCAGAAAAACTGGTGGATAGAGGCATCAACGTGCTCCGTATCGGAAACCCGACCCGCGTGAACGACAAGATGCTGGGCTTCACCTACGAGCGCCGCTTTGAGAGCCATGCTGATTACCCTCAGCTTTGGGCAATCCGCAAGGCAATCAGGGAATTAAGAAAGAACAGAAAGAAGGGTAGCGAAAACTATCATCAGAAGATGGACAGGCTGAAGAGCCGTGCTGCCGAGATAGAACTCCGCATCAACGCAGAACTCTTTGGCGAGGCGCGTGTCATCGCCTGTACCCTCGTAGGCTCAGCCCATCATCTGCTGGAAGGCATGAAGTTCGGTACCCTCTTTATCGACGAGGCTGCCCAGGCTTTGGAAGCTGCCTGCTGGATTCCGATGAAGAGAGCCAGCCGGGTGATTCTGGCAGGCGATCATTGTCAGCTGCCGCCTACCGTAAAGAGTATTGCGGCATTAAGAGCCGGACTGGGCAAGACCCTGATGGAGCGCATCGCCGAAAACAAGCCAGAGGTGGTAACCCTGCTGAAAATCCAATACCGCATGAACGACGAAATCATGCGATTCTCCAGCGACTGGTTCTACGGGGGCAAGGTGGAGAGTGCGCCTCAGATCAAATACCGGAGCGTATTGGATTATGACCATCCGATAACGTGGATTGATACTTCAAACGAGGAGAATCAGATAACGATAGAAGGAGAAGATGCTCCTGAGGATTCTGCTTCCACAGCATCTTCTGTATCTGCAGCCAATCAGAATTCTGATTTGAACTTCAAGGAGCAGTTTGTGGGCGAGAGTTTCGGGCGCATCAACAAGGCAGAAGCCGAGCTTACCCTGCTCACCCTGGCGGAATACTTCACCAAGATAGGCAAACAGCGCGTTTTGGAGGAAAGAATCGATGTAGGCATCATTTCGCCTTATCGTGCCCAGGTACAATATCTCAAGAAACTCATCAAGAAATATGAGTTCTTCAAGCCTTACCGCCGTCTGATCAGCGTGAATACGGTGGATGGTTTCCAGGGTCAGGAGCGCGACGTGATTCTCATCTCCCTGGTACGTTCCAACGATGAAGGCCAGATTGGATTCCTGAAAGACCTCCGTCGCATGAACGTGGCGATGACGAGAGCCCGAATGAAACTCATCATCCTGGGCAACAAGAACACGATGACGAAACATCCTTTCTACAAGAAACTGTGGGAGTATGTGGAGGCAATCAACAACAACGAATAA